A single window of Crassostrea angulata isolate pt1a10 chromosome 8, ASM2561291v2, whole genome shotgun sequence DNA harbors:
- the LOC128161505 gene encoding orphan steroid hormone receptor 2-like isoform X1, with amino-acid sequence MSTEEGAPGITSSIVSPSSSSSVSTSRVIMEGGGISPENVIHVINPSSLGSLSSVVNAVSSTAAGGMSGLHTITIAPGSFPIPVNFASNLQASTSTASTNGSSGQQILMAPPELAAKLKEGALPTQVIQVPNANLASIDWAVKLKELQHNQRLERLRDEQNLIREKVQKASFESKFEPCVVCGDKASGRHYGCTSCEGCKGFFKRSIRKQLGYACRGNKDCPVNKPHRNRCQYCRLQKCLAVGMRAESVQQERKPPEKEQRPQFPATVATSTQKIYIRKDLSSPSASLPTFAGKLEDAGAQRTASNLLANLQERIVHTDQGSVIMGGAVPASTTTDLSTLANVVTTLATMSKNAEEDQSPSNGDTGLGGDTSNNAAKAFDTLAKAVQPQPLDQSSLCDSSLDQSSLSMDLGSEYNRDSSIVVEVDGPVLTQQNFTFNLTTPSPMPAYLNVHYICETASRLLFLSMHWTRSIPAFHVLSQEVQTILVKSSWSELFTLGLAQCAQSMSLSTILMAILNHLQTALQQDKNSAERVKLVIDHILKLQNYIQSLEALQIDSEEFAYLKALVLFSPDTPSLPNAPQIERVQDRAQRELANHVRQTHPSNPDRLAKLLLRLPALHSLSPSVMEELFFAGLIGSVQIDSIIPYILRMETAEYNSQMAGQGLQGAAEGTGLDSTPTGSMLFASPQITTAQMTSEAISALQTSIATT; translated from the exons ATGAGTACAGAGGAGGGGGCTCCTGGTATAACCTCAAGTATTGTGTCTCCCTCATCTTCGTCCTCGGTCTCCACTAGTCGCGTCATCATGGAAGGGGGTGGAATTTCCCCAGAAAACGTCATCCATGTCATCAACCCGTCCAGCCTCGGGAGTTTGTCCAGCGTGGTTAACGCGGTTTCTTCCACGGCGGCGGGCGGTATGTCTGGCCTGCACACTATTACAATAGCGCCTGGCTCCTTCCCGATTCCTGTCAACTTTGCGTCCAATTTACAG GCCTCCACTAGCACTGCAAGTACTAACGGTAGCAGCGGGCAACAGATCCTGATGGCCCCGCCCGAGCTAGCAGCCAAGCTGAAGGAAGGGGCCCTACCCACACAAGTTATACAGGTGCCTAATGCCAATCTGGCTTCCATAGACTGGGCTGTAAAACTGAAG GAACTACAACACAATCAGAGACTGGAGCGACTGAGGGATGAACAAAACTTAATCCGAGAGAAGGTCCAGAAAGCGTCATTTGAGAGCAAGTTTGAGCCGTGTGTCGTGTGTGGAGACAAAGCCTCTG GTCGACATTATGGCTGCACAAGTTGTGAAGGGTGTAAGGGGTTCTTCAAAAGAAGCATCAGGAAACAGCTGGGGTACGCGTGCCGTGGAAACAAAGACTGTCCGGTCAACAAACCCCACAGAAATCGGTGTCAGTACTGTCGGCTCCAGAAGTGCCTGGCCGTGGGCATGAGAGCGGAAT CTGTACAGCAAGAGAGGAAGCCTCCAGAGAAAGAACAGCGACCACAGTTCCCTGCGACGGTGGCCACATCTACACAGAAAATCTACATCCGCAAAGATCTCAGCAGTCCCTCGGCATCACTTCCTACATTTGCAGGCAAA TTAGAAGACGCTGGTGCTCAGAGAACGGCCAGTAACTTGTTGGCGAATCTCCAGGAGAGAATTGTCCACACAGATCAGGGTAGTGTCATCATGGGAGGGGCAGTGCCCGCCTCCACCACAACAG ATCTGAGTACATTGGCCAATGTTGTCACTACGTTAGCCACAATGAGCAAGAATGCGGAGGAGGATCAGAGCCCGTCTAACGGCGACACGGGACTAGGAGGCGACACGTCAAACAATGCCGCGAAGGCCTTCGACACACTGGCTAAAGCTGTCCAGCCTCAG CCCTTGGACCAGTCCTCTCTGTGTGACAGTAGTCTGGATCAGTCCTCCCTCAGCATGGATCTCGGCTCCGAGTACAACCGAGATAGCTCCATCGTAGTCGAGGTTGACG GCCCGGTGCTGACTCAGCAGAATTTTACCTTCAACCTGACCACCCCCTCGCCCATGCCGGCGTACCTGAACGTGCATTACATCTGTGAGACTGCTTCCCGCCTCCTGTTCCTGTCCATGCACTGGACACGCTCCATTCCCGCGTTCCACGTTCTAAG CCAAGAGGTGCAGACGATCTTGGTGAAGTCGTCCTGGAGCGAGCTGTTCACCCTGGGCCTGGCTCAGTGTGCCCAGTCCATGTCTCTGTCCACCATCCTGATGGCCATACTGAACCACCTACAGACTGCGCTCCAACAAG ACAAGAACTCGGCGGAGCGTGTGAAGCTGGTGATTGATCACATTCTGAAGCTTCAGAACTACATCCAATCACTGGAGGCCTTACAGATAGACTCGGAGGAGTTCGCCTATCTGAAGGCCCTAGTCCTGTTCTCTCCAG ATACTCCATCTTTGCCCAATGCCCCACAGATTGAGAGGGTCCAAGACAGAGCTCAGCGGGAGTTGGCCAATCACGTTCGACAGACCCACCCCTCTAATCCTGACCGCCTAGCCAAACTATTGCTCCGCCTCCCCGCCCTTCATTCTCTCAGTCCCAGCGTGATGGAGGAACTGTTTTTCGCCGGCCTGATCGGCAGTGTTCAAATTGACAGCATAATTCCTTACATTCTCAGAATGGAGACCGCCGAATACAACTCACAGATGGCGGGGCAGGGCCTGCAGGGGGCAGCTGAGGGGACAGGGTTGGACTCCACCCCCACGGGGTCCATGTTGTTTGCCTCTCCTCAGATCACGACCGCTCAGATGACTTCGGAGGCAATTTCAGCACTACAGACATCCATTGCGACAACATAA
- the LOC128161505 gene encoding orphan steroid hormone receptor 2-like isoform X2, translating to MSTEEGAPGITSSIVSPSSSSSVSTSRVIMEGGGISPENVIHVINPSSLGSLSSVVNAVSSTAAGGMSGLHTITIAPGSFPIPVNFASNLQASTSTASTNGSSGQQILMAPPELAAKLKEGALPTQVIQELQHNQRLERLRDEQNLIREKVQKASFESKFEPCVVCGDKASGRHYGCTSCEGCKGFFKRSIRKQLGYACRGNKDCPVNKPHRNRCQYCRLQKCLAVGMRAESVQQERKPPEKEQRPQFPATVATSTQKIYIRKDLSSPSASLPTFAGKLEDAGAQRTASNLLANLQERIVHTDQGSVIMGGAVPASTTTDLSTLANVVTTLATMSKNAEEDQSPSNGDTGLGGDTSNNAAKAFDTLAKAVQPQPLDQSSLCDSSLDQSSLSMDLGSEYNRDSSIVVEVDGPVLTQQNFTFNLTTPSPMPAYLNVHYICETASRLLFLSMHWTRSIPAFHVLSQEVQTILVKSSWSELFTLGLAQCAQSMSLSTILMAILNHLQTALQQDKNSAERVKLVIDHILKLQNYIQSLEALQIDSEEFAYLKALVLFSPDTPSLPNAPQIERVQDRAQRELANHVRQTHPSNPDRLAKLLLRLPALHSLSPSVMEELFFAGLIGSVQIDSIIPYILRMETAEYNSQMAGQGLQGAAEGTGLDSTPTGSMLFASPQITTAQMTSEAISALQTSIATT from the exons ATGAGTACAGAGGAGGGGGCTCCTGGTATAACCTCAAGTATTGTGTCTCCCTCATCTTCGTCCTCGGTCTCCACTAGTCGCGTCATCATGGAAGGGGGTGGAATTTCCCCAGAAAACGTCATCCATGTCATCAACCCGTCCAGCCTCGGGAGTTTGTCCAGCGTGGTTAACGCGGTTTCTTCCACGGCGGCGGGCGGTATGTCTGGCCTGCACACTATTACAATAGCGCCTGGCTCCTTCCCGATTCCTGTCAACTTTGCGTCCAATTTACAG GCCTCCACTAGCACTGCAAGTACTAACGGTAGCAGCGGGCAACAGATCCTGATGGCCCCGCCCGAGCTAGCAGCCAAGCTGAAGGAAGGGGCCCTACCCACACAAGTTATACAG GAACTACAACACAATCAGAGACTGGAGCGACTGAGGGATGAACAAAACTTAATCCGAGAGAAGGTCCAGAAAGCGTCATTTGAGAGCAAGTTTGAGCCGTGTGTCGTGTGTGGAGACAAAGCCTCTG GTCGACATTATGGCTGCACAAGTTGTGAAGGGTGTAAGGGGTTCTTCAAAAGAAGCATCAGGAAACAGCTGGGGTACGCGTGCCGTGGAAACAAAGACTGTCCGGTCAACAAACCCCACAGAAATCGGTGTCAGTACTGTCGGCTCCAGAAGTGCCTGGCCGTGGGCATGAGAGCGGAAT CTGTACAGCAAGAGAGGAAGCCTCCAGAGAAAGAACAGCGACCACAGTTCCCTGCGACGGTGGCCACATCTACACAGAAAATCTACATCCGCAAAGATCTCAGCAGTCCCTCGGCATCACTTCCTACATTTGCAGGCAAA TTAGAAGACGCTGGTGCTCAGAGAACGGCCAGTAACTTGTTGGCGAATCTCCAGGAGAGAATTGTCCACACAGATCAGGGTAGTGTCATCATGGGAGGGGCAGTGCCCGCCTCCACCACAACAG ATCTGAGTACATTGGCCAATGTTGTCACTACGTTAGCCACAATGAGCAAGAATGCGGAGGAGGATCAGAGCCCGTCTAACGGCGACACGGGACTAGGAGGCGACACGTCAAACAATGCCGCGAAGGCCTTCGACACACTGGCTAAAGCTGTCCAGCCTCAG CCCTTGGACCAGTCCTCTCTGTGTGACAGTAGTCTGGATCAGTCCTCCCTCAGCATGGATCTCGGCTCCGAGTACAACCGAGATAGCTCCATCGTAGTCGAGGTTGACG GCCCGGTGCTGACTCAGCAGAATTTTACCTTCAACCTGACCACCCCCTCGCCCATGCCGGCGTACCTGAACGTGCATTACATCTGTGAGACTGCTTCCCGCCTCCTGTTCCTGTCCATGCACTGGACACGCTCCATTCCCGCGTTCCACGTTCTAAG CCAAGAGGTGCAGACGATCTTGGTGAAGTCGTCCTGGAGCGAGCTGTTCACCCTGGGCCTGGCTCAGTGTGCCCAGTCCATGTCTCTGTCCACCATCCTGATGGCCATACTGAACCACCTACAGACTGCGCTCCAACAAG ACAAGAACTCGGCGGAGCGTGTGAAGCTGGTGATTGATCACATTCTGAAGCTTCAGAACTACATCCAATCACTGGAGGCCTTACAGATAGACTCGGAGGAGTTCGCCTATCTGAAGGCCCTAGTCCTGTTCTCTCCAG ATACTCCATCTTTGCCCAATGCCCCACAGATTGAGAGGGTCCAAGACAGAGCTCAGCGGGAGTTGGCCAATCACGTTCGACAGACCCACCCCTCTAATCCTGACCGCCTAGCCAAACTATTGCTCCGCCTCCCCGCCCTTCATTCTCTCAGTCCCAGCGTGATGGAGGAACTGTTTTTCGCCGGCCTGATCGGCAGTGTTCAAATTGACAGCATAATTCCTTACATTCTCAGAATGGAGACCGCCGAATACAACTCACAGATGGCGGGGCAGGGCCTGCAGGGGGCAGCTGAGGGGACAGGGTTGGACTCCACCCCCACGGGGTCCATGTTGTTTGCCTCTCCTCAGATCACGACCGCTCAGATGACTTCGGAGGCAATTTCAGCACTACAGACATCCATTGCGACAACATAA
- the LOC128161505 gene encoding orphan steroid hormone receptor 2-like isoform X3 has product MSTEEGAPGITSSIVSPSSSSSVSTSRVIMEGGGISPENVIHVINPSSLGSLSSVVNAVSSTAAGGMSGLHTITIAPGSFPIPVNFASNLQELQHNQRLERLRDEQNLIREKVQKASFESKFEPCVVCGDKASGRHYGCTSCEGCKGFFKRSIRKQLGYACRGNKDCPVNKPHRNRCQYCRLQKCLAVGMRAESVQQERKPPEKEQRPQFPATVATSTQKIYIRKDLSSPSASLPTFAGKLEDAGAQRTASNLLANLQERIVHTDQGSVIMGGAVPASTTTDLSTLANVVTTLATMSKNAEEDQSPSNGDTGLGGDTSNNAAKAFDTLAKAVQPQPLDQSSLCDSSLDQSSLSMDLGSEYNRDSSIVVEVDGPVLTQQNFTFNLTTPSPMPAYLNVHYICETASRLLFLSMHWTRSIPAFHVLSQEVQTILVKSSWSELFTLGLAQCAQSMSLSTILMAILNHLQTALQQDKNSAERVKLVIDHILKLQNYIQSLEALQIDSEEFAYLKALVLFSPDTPSLPNAPQIERVQDRAQRELANHVRQTHPSNPDRLAKLLLRLPALHSLSPSVMEELFFAGLIGSVQIDSIIPYILRMETAEYNSQMAGQGLQGAAEGTGLDSTPTGSMLFASPQITTAQMTSEAISALQTSIATT; this is encoded by the exons ATGAGTACAGAGGAGGGGGCTCCTGGTATAACCTCAAGTATTGTGTCTCCCTCATCTTCGTCCTCGGTCTCCACTAGTCGCGTCATCATGGAAGGGGGTGGAATTTCCCCAGAAAACGTCATCCATGTCATCAACCCGTCCAGCCTCGGGAGTTTGTCCAGCGTGGTTAACGCGGTTTCTTCCACGGCGGCGGGCGGTATGTCTGGCCTGCACACTATTACAATAGCGCCTGGCTCCTTCCCGATTCCTGTCAACTTTGCGTCCAATTTACAG GAACTACAACACAATCAGAGACTGGAGCGACTGAGGGATGAACAAAACTTAATCCGAGAGAAGGTCCAGAAAGCGTCATTTGAGAGCAAGTTTGAGCCGTGTGTCGTGTGTGGAGACAAAGCCTCTG GTCGACATTATGGCTGCACAAGTTGTGAAGGGTGTAAGGGGTTCTTCAAAAGAAGCATCAGGAAACAGCTGGGGTACGCGTGCCGTGGAAACAAAGACTGTCCGGTCAACAAACCCCACAGAAATCGGTGTCAGTACTGTCGGCTCCAGAAGTGCCTGGCCGTGGGCATGAGAGCGGAAT CTGTACAGCAAGAGAGGAAGCCTCCAGAGAAAGAACAGCGACCACAGTTCCCTGCGACGGTGGCCACATCTACACAGAAAATCTACATCCGCAAAGATCTCAGCAGTCCCTCGGCATCACTTCCTACATTTGCAGGCAAA TTAGAAGACGCTGGTGCTCAGAGAACGGCCAGTAACTTGTTGGCGAATCTCCAGGAGAGAATTGTCCACACAGATCAGGGTAGTGTCATCATGGGAGGGGCAGTGCCCGCCTCCACCACAACAG ATCTGAGTACATTGGCCAATGTTGTCACTACGTTAGCCACAATGAGCAAGAATGCGGAGGAGGATCAGAGCCCGTCTAACGGCGACACGGGACTAGGAGGCGACACGTCAAACAATGCCGCGAAGGCCTTCGACACACTGGCTAAAGCTGTCCAGCCTCAG CCCTTGGACCAGTCCTCTCTGTGTGACAGTAGTCTGGATCAGTCCTCCCTCAGCATGGATCTCGGCTCCGAGTACAACCGAGATAGCTCCATCGTAGTCGAGGTTGACG GCCCGGTGCTGACTCAGCAGAATTTTACCTTCAACCTGACCACCCCCTCGCCCATGCCGGCGTACCTGAACGTGCATTACATCTGTGAGACTGCTTCCCGCCTCCTGTTCCTGTCCATGCACTGGACACGCTCCATTCCCGCGTTCCACGTTCTAAG CCAAGAGGTGCAGACGATCTTGGTGAAGTCGTCCTGGAGCGAGCTGTTCACCCTGGGCCTGGCTCAGTGTGCCCAGTCCATGTCTCTGTCCACCATCCTGATGGCCATACTGAACCACCTACAGACTGCGCTCCAACAAG ACAAGAACTCGGCGGAGCGTGTGAAGCTGGTGATTGATCACATTCTGAAGCTTCAGAACTACATCCAATCACTGGAGGCCTTACAGATAGACTCGGAGGAGTTCGCCTATCTGAAGGCCCTAGTCCTGTTCTCTCCAG ATACTCCATCTTTGCCCAATGCCCCACAGATTGAGAGGGTCCAAGACAGAGCTCAGCGGGAGTTGGCCAATCACGTTCGACAGACCCACCCCTCTAATCCTGACCGCCTAGCCAAACTATTGCTCCGCCTCCCCGCCCTTCATTCTCTCAGTCCCAGCGTGATGGAGGAACTGTTTTTCGCCGGCCTGATCGGCAGTGTTCAAATTGACAGCATAATTCCTTACATTCTCAGAATGGAGACCGCCGAATACAACTCACAGATGGCGGGGCAGGGCCTGCAGGGGGCAGCTGAGGGGACAGGGTTGGACTCCACCCCCACGGGGTCCATGTTGTTTGCCTCTCCTCAGATCACGACCGCTCAGATGACTTCGGAGGCAATTTCAGCACTACAGACATCCATTGCGACAACATAA